In the genome of Deinococcus deserti VCD115, one region contains:
- the ftsH gene encoding ATP-dependent zinc metalloprotease FtsH — MRRLNPWLIVLFVLALFLMFSQTGNMGRSTVNYNVFRSLLEQGQIKSIIIRQENASVTLNGPTKVPVNTPQGVQERDNVSNFTVRLPGNLATPDSTLIPQLEAKAVNYRFEAPSQWLSIFVSLLPIFLLFGLMYFFFMRAQGGQSGVMQFGQSKAKKYGKENRVQTKFTDVAGHEEAKRELIEVVDFLKNPAKYHQLGAEIPKGVLLVGPPGTGKTLLARAIAGEADVPFFSVSASEFMEMFVGVGASRVRTLFEDARKSAPAIMFIDEIDSIGRKRGAGIGGGHDEREQTLNQILSEMDGFDKSSSVIVLGATNRPDVLDPALLRPGRFDRQVTIDLPNLKEREAILKVHLRNKPLTAGVDVEEIAKSTPYFSGADLKNVTNEAALEAARIGKTQIDMSDFYRALDKITLGLENSSLTISDLEKKAIAYHEAGHAVTAAVIPGSDKLQKVSIIPRGRALGAAFYLPEEQVLMSKERLENQLIVALGGRAAEEVFMGSVTSGAADDFRKATNIARKMVLEWGMGDNFKNMALTTDSGPVFLGEDMAKPKMFSEHTSQLVDEDVKRILNRAFERAREIVTEYKQAMHEVADALLSQELITGDVVREAVARVGGHSQPMPQTTA, encoded by the coding sequence TTGAGGCGGCTCAATCCCTGGCTGATCGTTCTGTTTGTGCTGGCCCTGTTTCTGATGTTTTCACAAACCGGGAATATGGGGCGGTCCACCGTCAATTACAACGTGTTCAGGTCCCTGCTGGAACAGGGGCAGATCAAGAGCATCATCATCCGGCAGGAAAATGCCAGTGTTACGCTCAACGGCCCCACCAAGGTGCCGGTCAACACCCCGCAGGGCGTGCAGGAACGCGATAACGTCTCCAACTTCACTGTGCGGCTGCCCGGAAACCTTGCAACGCCCGACAGCACGCTTATTCCGCAGCTTGAGGCCAAGGCTGTCAACTACCGCTTTGAAGCTCCCAGCCAGTGGCTGTCAATTTTCGTCAGTCTGCTGCCGATTTTCCTGCTGTTCGGCCTGATGTACTTCTTCTTTATGCGCGCCCAGGGCGGCCAGAGCGGCGTCATGCAGTTTGGCCAGTCAAAGGCCAAGAAGTACGGCAAGGAAAACCGTGTCCAGACCAAGTTTACCGACGTGGCCGGTCACGAGGAAGCCAAGCGCGAACTTATCGAAGTTGTGGACTTCCTGAAAAATCCCGCCAAGTACCACCAGCTTGGCGCTGAGATTCCCAAGGGCGTGCTGCTGGTCGGCCCTCCCGGCACCGGTAAGACGCTGCTGGCCCGAGCGATTGCCGGCGAGGCCGATGTGCCGTTCTTCTCGGTTTCTGCTTCGGAATTCATGGAGATGTTCGTGGGTGTCGGCGCCAGCCGTGTACGCACCCTGTTCGAGGACGCCCGCAAGAGCGCTCCGGCCATCATGTTCATCGACGAGATCGATTCCATCGGACGCAAGCGTGGTGCAGGTATCGGCGGCGGACACGACGAGCGCGAGCAGACCCTCAACCAGATCCTGTCGGAAATGGACGGCTTCGACAAATCCAGCAGCGTGATTGTGCTGGGCGCGACCAACCGCCCCGACGTGCTGGACCCGGCGCTGCTGCGCCCCGGGCGCTTCGACCGTCAGGTCACCATTGACCTGCCCAACCTCAAGGAGCGCGAGGCGATTCTGAAGGTTCATCTGCGCAACAAGCCCCTGACTGCGGGGGTGGATGTCGAGGAAATTGCCAAGAGCACCCCGTATTTCAGTGGTGCCGACCTCAAGAACGTCACCAACGAGGCCGCTCTGGAAGCCGCGCGCATCGGCAAGACGCAGATCGACATGAGCGACTTCTACCGTGCGCTGGACAAGATCACGCTGGGCCTGGAAAACAGTTCCCTGACCATCAGCGACCTGGAGAAAAAGGCCATCGCCTACCACGAGGCCGGACACGCAGTCACCGCTGCGGTGATTCCTGGCAGCGACAAGCTTCAGAAAGTCAGCATCATTCCGCGCGGTCGCGCGCTGGGCGCTGCCTTCTATCTGCCGGAAGAACAGGTGCTGATGAGCAAGGAGCGCCTGGAAAACCAGCTGATCGTGGCGCTGGGTGGACGCGCTGCAGAGGAAGTGTTTATGGGCAGCGTGACCTCGGGAGCCGCGGACGACTTCCGCAAGGCGACCAACATTGCCCGCAAGATGGTTCTCGAGTGGGGCATGGGCGATAACTTCAAGAACATGGCCCTGACCACCGACAGCGGTCCGGTCTTCCTGGGCGAGGACATGGCCAAGCCCAAGATGTTCAGTGAGCACACCTCTCAGCTGGTGGACGAGGACGTCAAACGCATCCTGAACCGCGCTTTCGAGCGTGCGCGCGAGATTGTCACCGAGTACAAGCAGGCCATGCACGAAGTGGCCGACGCCCTGCTTTCGCAGGAACTCATTACCGGTGACGTGGTGCGCGAAGCCGTGGCCCGCGTGGGAGGCCACAGCCAGCCCATGCCCCAGACCACCGCCTGA
- a CDS encoding tetratricopeptide repeat protein — MIDVATTWQQACTALAAGDYDAAFAILEAASREVRPPERAQLAVYLASIHALYGDTATAETRAALQLALHYNPAFQADPLWQALNAELEARTLEGQATPPEPAVREAPEPLARFHALCALALGGDPQGALDVHVTPQELPIHLRWRLRSWQADAHEQLGQTAEAVHLYAEAAHLASGLDRAVMLQEQAALLLQQGMSAEAKAALDQARPLYTPGTLPEDEALNLATWHYLRAQALLNMGQPDTAHDMIREADRLERQYGDPSYGVALVRGQVLTHLGQPEQALAAFEQALALATDGDRPYANHELGVALLDLDRPVEAREKLEAAQQEPEYPYGPEVLADLAECDYRLGRMHEAQHLAEQALALGAVVPASLVLGSVAMDYYHLDEALDHYERVVQEAAPESRDWITAHQMAADVMAQQGFPNPAAAYAHAQQALAHTPESDDWYVTLRDHLKKAEELMSQQGGRMLN; from the coding sequence ATGATCGACGTCGCCACCACCTGGCAACAGGCTTGCACGGCCCTCGCCGCAGGCGACTATGATGCGGCTTTTGCCATTCTGGAAGCGGCCAGCCGCGAAGTTCGTCCGCCTGAACGTGCTCAGCTGGCGGTGTATCTGGCCAGTATTCATGCCCTGTACGGAGACACGGCCACCGCCGAGACCCGCGCGGCGCTGCAACTGGCCCTGCACTACAACCCTGCCTTTCAGGCTGACCCGCTGTGGCAGGCCCTGAACGCTGAACTGGAGGCACGGACCCTTGAGGGGCAGGCGACGCCCCCTGAGCCTGCCGTACGCGAGGCTCCCGAGCCTCTGGCCCGTTTTCACGCGCTATGTGCGCTGGCGCTGGGCGGCGATCCGCAGGGAGCGCTGGATGTTCACGTCACCCCGCAGGAACTGCCAATACATCTGCGCTGGCGTCTGCGCAGCTGGCAGGCGGATGCCCATGAGCAGCTGGGCCAGACTGCAGAGGCCGTGCACCTGTATGCCGAGGCTGCCCACCTGGCAAGTGGCCTGGACCGTGCAGTGATGCTCCAGGAGCAGGCTGCCCTGCTGCTGCAACAGGGCATGAGTGCCGAGGCGAAAGCAGCGTTGGACCAGGCCCGGCCGCTGTACACGCCCGGCACGCTGCCCGAGGACGAAGCCCTGAATCTGGCCACATGGCATTACCTGCGGGCTCAGGCCCTGCTGAATATGGGACAGCCTGACACCGCACACGACATGATCCGTGAGGCTGACCGCCTGGAGCGGCAGTACGGTGATCCCAGCTACGGCGTGGCGCTGGTACGCGGTCAGGTGCTGACCCATCTGGGACAGCCGGAGCAGGCCCTGGCGGCCTTCGAGCAGGCCCTGGCCCTGGCGACCGACGGGGACCGTCCCTATGCCAACCACGAGCTGGGTGTGGCGCTGCTTGACCTGGACCGTCCTGTGGAAGCCCGCGAAAAGCTGGAAGCAGCCCAGCAGGAGCCGGAGTACCCCTATGGCCCCGAGGTCCTGGCGGATCTGGCTGAATGCGACTACCGGCTGGGGCGCATGCATGAAGCCCAGCACCTCGCCGAGCAGGCTCTGGCACTGGGCGCCGTGGTTCCGGCCAGTCTGGTCCTGGGCAGCGTGGCCATGGACTATTACCACCTGGACGAGGCCCTGGATCACTACGAACGCGTGGTGCAGGAAGCCGCGCCCGAGAGCCGCGACTGGATTACGGCTCATCAGATGGCGGCCGATGTCATGGCCCAGCAGGGCTTCCCGAACCCCGCTGCCGCCTATGCACATGCCCAGCAGGCGCTGGCCCATACTCCCGAAAGCGATGACTGGTACGTGACCCTGCGTGACCACCTGAAGAAGGCCGAGGAACTGATGAGCCAGCAGGGTGGACGCATGCTGAACTGA